The region GTTTGCCATCCGTAGGCTTCTATGGAATCGCTCCAATCGAGATGCCCTGTAAAAAAACCATATCTGGAACTTACGGCGATGAACGCTGGTCTAACGGCAAAAAGCTGTGGAACCACGCAGGGGTTGATTTTGCCGTGGTTGAAGGAACTCCTATTATTGCTCCTTGTTCCGGTGCGATCATAATGGCAAGAGATACTTTCATTCGGCAAGGTACTTTCGTCATTCTTGATCATGGAGCAGGGCTCAAAAGCGTATATATGCACATGTCGAAGAGGGTTGTAGATGAAGGGATGGTTGCGAAAGCGGGAGATACACTTGGTTTTGTCGGAGCAACCGGACTTGCGACCGGACCTCATCTGCATATGAGTTTATATGTCCGCGGGGCGCCGGTCGACCCATTATTCTGGCTTGAAAGAAAGGAGATTTTTTGAAGATGTCCAAAAGGAAGTTGTCTTTTTTGGCCGCAGGGCTTATAGTGGCTGTTCTTGGAATCGCAGGTATTGTTCTTGCATCAACCGGGGTTGTAGGTAAGATAATCCGTACTCCAGAAGGCAGGGTTGATACCCTGAAACCACCGCCACCTCCAAAAAGAATTACCATTGCGGCTGTGGGAGATATCATGATGGGTACGGATTATCCGGCTCCACGTCTTCCTTCACAGAACGGCGCCTTGCTGTTTAAGGATGCGGCTCCAATACTCAGGGCGGTCGATATTGCATTCGGAAATCTCGAAGGCCCGATTACTTGCTCGCAAGGTTGCACAAAAGTAATGGGTTCGGGAAAGACATTCGCCTTTCGGTGTCCACCCTCGCTTGCCTGGAACCTGCAAGACGCAGGATTTGATGTCATGGGACTGGCTAACAATCACTCAATGGATTTTGGAGGCCAGGGGTACTGGGAGACAAAAAAGATTCTCGACAGCCTTGGAATTAAGCATTCAGGCAAGGAAGGCGATGTTGCTGGTTTTGTAGTAGATGACACTAAGATTGGCGTTATCGCTTTTGCTGTAGGCGGTCCTCCGCGTTCTATACTGAATATTGACCAGTGTAGAGAAGAAGTCTCAAAACTCTCAAGCGAATACGATATACTCGTTGTTAGTTTTCATGGAGGTACTGAAGGAACCAATGCTCTTCACACAAAGAACGAGCAAGAGAATCTATACGGAGAACCCAGAGGCAACGTTATACAATTTGCTCATGCGATGATAGATGCAGGTGCAGACGTCATTATAGGCCACGGTCCACATGTGCCGCGTGGAATGGAGATATATAAAGATAGAATTATTGCATACAGCCTTGGGAATTTCTGCACTTACGCCTGCATGCAGCTTGTTGCCGAGCTTGGATATGCTCCCCTTTTAGTAGTTGAAGTCGATTCAATTG is a window of bacterium DNA encoding:
- a CDS encoding M23 family metallopeptidase; this translates as MLKLVMIIVSFVNLKLSADTLKQGDMLLIGMMTDEQVITSVEYMGQPVPLVNINSCLTAIIGTSYNTPPGHKSLVIRFSDGWNEKKVIDTSILVVKREFRKSYITFPESKQSAIDTSNERRKEEEFKIVSEAISLPSVGFYGIAPIEMPCKKTISGTYGDERWSNGKKLWNHAGVDFAVVEGTPIIAPCSGAIIMARDTFIRQGTFVILDHGAGLKSVYMHMSKRVVDEGMVAKAGDTLGFVGATGLATGPHLHMSLYVRGAPVDPLFWLERKEIF
- a CDS encoding CapA family protein; this encodes MSKRKLSFLAAGLIVAVLGIAGIVLASTGVVGKIIRTPEGRVDTLKPPPPPKRITIAAVGDIMMGTDYPAPRLPSQNGALLFKDAAPILRAVDIAFGNLEGPITCSQGCTKVMGSGKTFAFRCPPSLAWNLQDAGFDVMGLANNHSMDFGGQGYWETKKILDSLGIKHSGKEGDVAGFVVDDTKIGVIAFAVGGPPRSILNIDQCREEVSKLSSEYDILVVSFHGGTEGTNALHTKNEQENLYGEPRGNVIQFAHAMIDAGADVIIGHGPHVPRGMEIYKDRIIAYSLGNFCTYACMQLVAELGYAPLLVVEVDSIGRFQQGEVHSFLQIPPGGPSKDTTEKAFKLMRDMSLSDFPATAPSFAKSLKFYSAPSDSTLTKEQLQTILDSLNKIEIVKPDTIKPASAAPLSIISDTEISKDSNIKTVPVEMNKEPAAETDSLKNEAISDTN